The genome window TTCGGCCAAGCGTCTGCCAGCAAGTCCTATGGAGTGCTGCTGGTCGGGCGTGCTGCCGAGTGCCATCACAGCGCTTCTGAGACGGTCCACATCCACTGGTGGTACCTGCATACCGCCGGGTCCAGCAAGCTCCGCAGCGCCTGTCCCTTCAACGGCTATGATTGGCAGTCCTGCCAACATGGCTTCCAGCACCACCGTCGGAAAGTTCTCAGCCAGCGACGGGTGAACGAAAATGGAAGAGGTCTCATAAAGGTCCCTTAGTGCGCCGTTGCTCTTGTCGAGCCAGCCATGGAATACGACCGGCACTCCCAGCCGCTCGGCCAGATCCCGCAGAACCGGCAGGTACGGCCCGTCTCCCACGATCTCCAGGCGGTAGT of Armatimonadota bacterium contains these proteins:
- a CDS encoding glycosyltransferase yields the protein YRLEIVGDGPYLPVLRDLAERLGVPVVFHGWLDKSNGALRDLYETSSIFVHPSLAENFPTVVLEAMLAGLPIIAVEGTGAAELAGPGGMQVPPVDVDRLRSAVMALGSTPDQQHSIGLAGRRLAEEHFAWERVAQQYEAEMQRTARAK